Proteins encoded within one genomic window of bacterium:
- a CDS encoding NAD(P)-binding domain-containing protein — translation MAAGRIGIIGGGNMGAALARGMMDSGYAPREAILIAEPVEERRKGLEG, via the coding sequence ATGGCGGCAGGACGCATCGGGATCATCGGCGGGGGCAATATGGGCGCGGCGCTGGCCCGAGGGATGATGGATTCCGGCTATGCCCCCCGCGAGGCGATTCTCATCGCCGAGCCCGTGGAGGAGCGCCGGAAGGGGCTCGAGGGGG